The sequence ACCCCGTTGAAGCGCTAGGCGACAAAACACCGCTGCAAGCGGCAGACTGCCCGATGATCCGCAAATTCGCGGCGCTGGGCGAGACCCGCATGGTGCAGACGGTTCCCGAAGGCATGCCTCCGGGAAGCGATGTGGCCAACCTGGCCTTGCTCGGATATGACGCGGCGAAAAACTATACGGGCCGCGCACCGATCGAGGCCGCCGGGGCGGAGATTCCGATGACCGCGCAGGATGTGGCGTTCCGCTGCAACCTGGTGACGGTGACCGAAGACGGGATCATGGATGATTATTCCGCCGGGCACATTACCACGGAAGAGGGGCAGGCGCTGGTGCGCTCGCTTCAGGAAACGCTGGGGCGTGAAGGGTTGACCTTCCATCCCGGCGTGCAATACCGCCATATCCTGGTTTGGGATGGCGGGCCGGCGACGTGCGAATGCTTGCCGCCGCATGAGATCTCGGACAAGCCGGTGGAAGGAAACCTTCCGGCAGGGGATCGGCAGGATGAAATCCGCGAACTAATGGAACTATCGAAAGCGGTGTTCGCGGATCATCCGGTTAACCAAAAGCGTATTGCGGAAGGAAAAAAGCCCGCAACGCAAATCTGGCTGTGGGGGCAGGGACGTGCCATGCAGCTGGAAACCTACAAGGCCCTCTATGGTCTGGGCGGTGGAGTGATTTCCGCGGTCGACCTTTTGAAGGGCATTGCAAAACTGGCCGGTTTGGAAGCGCCCGACGTTGAAGGTGCGACCGGCTTCCTGGATACGAACTACCAGGGCAAAGTGGAAGCGGCGCTCGAGATATTGGAACGGGAAGACTTTGTCTTCGTCCATATCGAAGCGCCGGATGAATGCGGGCACATGGGTGACGCACAGAAGAAGACCTTCGCGATCGAGGAGTTCGATGCGAAGGTATGCAAGCCGGTCTTCCAATGGTTGGAGGAACGCGGCGAGGCATATACGCTGATGCTGTGCACGGATCACCGCACGCCGGTCGCCCTCAAGGGGCATACCCCGGAGCCCGTTCCCATGTCGGTCATGAAAGGACCGGTGGGAGAGCAAGACGCGCAGGCTGCGTTCGACGAGTATGTCAACGCCGGAGATGCACAGTGCATGGCCTGCGACTGGATACAGGAAATACTAAACACGTCATCCGATTGATGATGGAAGAATGGATTTTTGGACACACGGATTTTTTAACACTGCCGCAGGAGGCACTGAACCACCCATTTTAGAACAAAGACGAATCCGATAATCCATTCTTCCAGCCCGTTCGGATGCGAAAGGACTGGAAATTGAGCTTAATCAAGAAAATCGCTTCCGTGTTCGGCAAGAAGGACGAGCCGAAAAAGAAGGAAGCCGCGAAACAAAAGAACGAGTCGTCCTCGGGCAAGAACACCACCCCGGTTAAACCCCATCAGGAAGAGTGGCGGCCCGGACAGAAAAAGACCGCCGCGAAGCGCCGCAAACCGCAAGGGGAGGGGCCGGTCAAAAAGAAGCCGCAAGGTGGCCCGGACCGCCCGCCGCGCGAAAGGAAACCGGAGAAAAAGGAGGCTCCGCCCTTCCAGCTTTCCGCCGAGGAGCAGGAGCGCATGACGGAGTTCCGTCCCGAGGAGGAAGATCGGCGCATTGCATATGAAAAGCGTCTGAAGCAACGTTGGGCCGAAAAGCACGGCGTTTCCGAACGGCCGCCGCGCAAGAAGCGCGAACCCCGCCAGGAGGGCGAAAAGCGCGAGCGCAAGCCCCGCGAACGCAAGGAGCGCGAACCCCGCGAGGAAAACCAGTTCCAGCCGTTGCCGAAGCAGGAACCGAAGCCTCGCGCGGTCGAGGTTCCGTGGGATCCCGCCGAGTTTTCCGTCGAGCCCGAGGAAGGAAAGATCCGTTTCCACGATCTGGATCTTCATCCGCGCCTGCTGCACAGCATCTACGAGTTGGGCTGGAAGTATGCCACGCCGATCCAGGGCGAAATCCTTCCCGGCACGCTCAAGGGCCGCGATATGGCGGGCCGCGCCCAGACCGGCACCGGCAAGACCGCCGCCTTCCTGATCTCGATCATCAACCACTGCCTCAACAATCCGTTGCCGAAACAAAGCATCGGATGCCCGCGCGCGCTCATCATTGCACCGACCCGCGAGCTGGCCATGCAGATCGCGGTGGATTCCGATGGGCTGAACAAGTTCACCGGCCTGCGCACCGTCGTGCTTTACGGCGGCATGGACTACAACAAGCAACAGCGCGAGTTGGAGGACGACCAGATCGACATCGTTGTCGCCACGCCGGGCCGCCTGCTCGATTTTGCACAGAAGAACGTCATCAAGCTCGGCTTCACCGAAATCATGGTGATCGACGAGGCCGACCGCATGCTCGATATGGGCTTCATCCCTGACGTCCGCCGCATCATCTACAAGACGCCGGCGAAGGAAAAGCGCCAGACCGTGCTCTTCAGCGCCACGCTCTCCGACGATGTGATGCGCCTCGCGGCGGCCTGGATGGTGGATCCCGAACGGATCGATATCGAGCCGGAGCAGGTGGCCGTTGATACGGTTGACCAGAAGGTCTTCATTGTGACCGACGACCAAAAGTTCCAGCTGCTCTACAATATCATCAAGAACGATGCGCCCGAGCGGATCATCATCTTCACGAACCGTCGCGACCAGGCCGAGCGCCTTTCCGAAGACCTCGACCGCTACGGCCACAAGTGCGAGATGCTTTCCGGCGCCGTTACCCAGAAAAAGCGCATGCGTATCCTTGAAGATTTCAAGGCGGGCAAGGTGAAGGTGCTGGTTGCCACCGACGTTGCGGGGCGCGGCATCCACGTTGATGGATTGAGCCATGTGGTGAACTTCAACATTCCGGAAAACCCGGACGACTATGTGCACCGTATTGGGCGTACCGGCCGCGCCGGGGCGCTGGGGCAGTCGATTACCTTCGCCTGCGAAATGGAATCGTTCGAGCTGCCGAAGATCGAGGAGCTGCTGGGCATGGATCTCAAATGCCTGATGCCCACGGAAGAGCTGCTCGAAGAACTTCCGCCCGCTCCGCCGCGCAAGCGGCGCCCGCGTGCGACGGGCGGGCAGGGGGCCGGTCGCCACGGAGCCCGCAGCGCCCATGGCGGCGGACAACGCCGGCACAGCGGCGGCGGTGGCCAGCACAGAAGCGGCGGGAACCGCTCCTCCCGCTAAACCGGATCGTTGCCAAAACCGAAAAGCCCCGCCATCGAGCGGGGCTTTTTGTTTTCTATCTCAGGCTACTTCTTCGACCAGGGGGGCCGCGCGTTTTCTTTCTTTTCCCGGGAACCTTTTCCTCGGTCTCTTGCTTGGTTTTCCTGGCCCCTCCCCATACATTGGTGGCGCCGCCGGCCACGGAGTCGAGCGTATTCATTCCCAGGGAACCAATCCCTTTGAGGGCGTCCCCGGCAAAGCCGGTTGTGTTGCC is a genomic window of Pontiella desulfatans containing:
- a CDS encoding cofactor-independent phosphoglycerate mutase; this encodes MKYVVLVGDGMGDYPVEALGDKTPLQAADCPMIRKFAALGETRMVQTVPEGMPPGSDVANLALLGYDAAKNYTGRAPIEAAGAEIPMTAQDVAFRCNLVTVTEDGIMDDYSAGHITTEEGQALVRSLQETLGREGLTFHPGVQYRHILVWDGGPATCECLPPHEISDKPVEGNLPAGDRQDEIRELMELSKAVFADHPVNQKRIAEGKKPATQIWLWGQGRAMQLETYKALYGLGGGVISAVDLLKGIAKLAGLEAPDVEGATGFLDTNYQGKVEAALEILEREDFVFVHIEAPDECGHMGDAQKKTFAIEEFDAKVCKPVFQWLEERGEAYTLMLCTDHRTPVALKGHTPEPVPMSVMKGPVGEQDAQAAFDEYVNAGDAQCMACDWIQEILNTSSD
- a CDS encoding DEAD/DEAH box helicase, which translates into the protein MSLIKKIASVFGKKDEPKKKEAAKQKNESSSGKNTTPVKPHQEEWRPGQKKTAAKRRKPQGEGPVKKKPQGGPDRPPRERKPEKKEAPPFQLSAEEQERMTEFRPEEEDRRIAYEKRLKQRWAEKHGVSERPPRKKREPRQEGEKRERKPRERKEREPREENQFQPLPKQEPKPRAVEVPWDPAEFSVEPEEGKIRFHDLDLHPRLLHSIYELGWKYATPIQGEILPGTLKGRDMAGRAQTGTGKTAAFLISIINHCLNNPLPKQSIGCPRALIIAPTRELAMQIAVDSDGLNKFTGLRTVVLYGGMDYNKQQRELEDDQIDIVVATPGRLLDFAQKNVIKLGFTEIMVIDEADRMLDMGFIPDVRRIIYKTPAKEKRQTVLFSATLSDDVMRLAAAWMVDPERIDIEPEQVAVDTVDQKVFIVTDDQKFQLLYNIIKNDAPERIIIFTNRRDQAERLSEDLDRYGHKCEMLSGAVTQKKRMRILEDFKAGKVKVLVATDVAGRGIHVDGLSHVVNFNIPENPDDYVHRIGRTGRAGALGQSITFACEMESFELPKIEELLGMDLKCLMPTEELLEELPPAPPRKRRPRATGGQGAGRHGARSAHGGGQRRHSGGGGQHRSGGNRSSR